One Ictalurus punctatus breed USDA103 chromosome 21, Coco_2.0, whole genome shotgun sequence genomic window carries:
- the rargb gene encoding retinoic acid receptor gamma-B isoform X2: MFDYVETLGVGSRPHFDVSSQSSCMLRKTSSFFSGPEAFCYSAGLQSVETRSTSSEEMIPSSPSPPPPPRVYKPCFVCQDKSSGYHYGVSSCEGCKGFFRRSIQKNMVYTCHRDKNCQINKVTRNRCQYCRLQKCFEVGMSKEAVRNDRNKKKKDVKEEVVLPESYELSGELEELVNKVSKAHRETFPSLCQLGKYTTNSSADHRVQLDLGLWDKFSELSTKCIIKIVEFAKRLPGFTSLTIADQITLLKSACLDILMLRICTRYTPEQDTMTFSDGLTLNRTQMHNAGFGPLTDLVFSFADQLLPLEMDDTETGLLSAICLICGDRMDLEEPQKVDQLQEPLLEALKIYARRRRPNKPHMFPRMLMKVTDLRGISTKGAERAITLKMEIPGPMPPLIREMLENPEVYEESLPPPAIQVIKQERDEHSTPEEEEDEEDECAEEERERGGDSEDDDEWSILQVDVGEKKKNTTGRAQ; encoded by the exons ATGTTTGACTACGTGGAGACGTTAGGTGTCGGTTCAAGGCCTCATTTCGACGTGTCCTCTCAGAGTTCCTGCATGTTGAGGAAGACGAGCTCTTTCTTCTCCGGTCCAGAAGCATTCTGCTACAGCGCCGGACTGCAGT CGGTGGAGACTCGCAGTACAAGTTCTGAGGAGATGATTCCGAGTTCTccgtctcctcctcctcctcctcgagTGTATAAGCCATGTTTTGTTTGTCAGGACAAATCGTCAGGATATCACTACGGAGTCAGTTCCTGTGAGGGCTGCAAG GGTTTTTTCCGGCGCAGTATTCAGAAGAACATGGTCTACACCTGCCACAGAGACAAAAACTGCCAGATCAACAAGGTGACACGGAACCGCTGTCAGTACTGTCGCTTACAGAAGTGCTTCGAGGTGGGCATGTCTAAAGAAG cggTGAGGAATGACaggaataagaagaagaaggatgTGAAGGAGGAGGTGGTTTTGCCAGAAAGCTATGAGCTGAGTGGAGAGCTGGAGGAGTTGGTGAATAAAGTCAGTAAAGCACACAGAGAAACGTTTCCCTCCCTGTGTCAGCTCGGAAAATATACTact aactcGAGTGCAGATCacagggttcagctggacttgGGTTTGTGGGATAAATTCAGTGAACTTTCCACTAAGTGCATCATTAAAATCGTGGAATTCGCCAAACGTTTGCCGGGTTTCACTTCCCTCACCATCGCAGACCAGATCACACTGCTTAAATCTGCCTGCCTCGACATactg ATGTTGAGGATTTGTACGCGTTACACACCCGAGCAGGACACCATGACCTTCTCAGATGGTTTGACTCTGAACAGAACTCAGATGCACAATGCTGGATTTGGGCCTCTGACTGACCTGGTCTTCTCCTTCGCTGATCAGCTGCTTCCTTTGGAGATGGACGACACCGAAACTGGACTCCTGAGTGCCATCTGCCTTATCTGTGGAG accgTATGGATTTGGAGGAGCCTCAGAAGGTTGATCAGCTCCAGGAGCCTCTACTGGAGGCGTTAAAGATCTACGCGAGAAGACGACGCCCCAATAAACCGCACATGTTCCCTCGAATGTTGATGAAAGTCACTGACCTGCGGGGAATCAGCACTAAag gtgcgGAACGGGCGATCACACTGAAGATGGAGATTCCCGGCCCGATGCCTCCCCTCATCCGTGAAAtgctggagaacccagaggttTACGAGGAGAGTCTTCCTCCTCCCGCCATCCAGGTCATTAAACAAGAGAGGGATGAGCACTCCACccctgaggaagaggaggatgaggaggatgaatgcgcagaggaggagagggagagaggaggagacagcgaggatgatgatgagtggAGCATCCTGCAGGTGGACGtgggggagaagaagaagaacacgaCGGGTAGAGCGCAGTGA
- the rargb gene encoding retinoic acid receptor gamma-B isoform X1, whose amino-acid sequence MATNRERPVGHMTGFYPFAFNAMRSHAPFNLLASGRLFGRYGADLPKEMAALTVETRSTSSEEMIPSSPSPPPPPRVYKPCFVCQDKSSGYHYGVSSCEGCKGFFRRSIQKNMVYTCHRDKNCQINKVTRNRCQYCRLQKCFEVGMSKEAVRNDRNKKKKDVKEEVVLPESYELSGELEELVNKVSKAHRETFPSLCQLGKYTTNSSADHRVQLDLGLWDKFSELSTKCIIKIVEFAKRLPGFTSLTIADQITLLKSACLDILMLRICTRYTPEQDTMTFSDGLTLNRTQMHNAGFGPLTDLVFSFADQLLPLEMDDTETGLLSAICLICGDRMDLEEPQKVDQLQEPLLEALKIYARRRRPNKPHMFPRMLMKVTDLRGISTKGAERAITLKMEIPGPMPPLIREMLENPEVYEESLPPPAIQVIKQERDEHSTPEEEEDEEDECAEEERERGGDSEDDDEWSILQVDVGEKKKNTTGRAQ is encoded by the exons ATGGCAACCAACAGGGAGCGGCCTGTGGGTCACATGACCGGATTTTACCCATTCGCCTTCAATGCGATGAgaagccacgcccccttcaATCTCCTGGCCAGTGGCAGACTGTTCGGACGTTACGGTGCGGATCTTCCGAAAGAGATGGCGGCGCTGA CGGTGGAGACTCGCAGTACAAGTTCTGAGGAGATGATTCCGAGTTCTccgtctcctcctcctcctcctcgagTGTATAAGCCATGTTTTGTTTGTCAGGACAAATCGTCAGGATATCACTACGGAGTCAGTTCCTGTGAGGGCTGCAAG GGTTTTTTCCGGCGCAGTATTCAGAAGAACATGGTCTACACCTGCCACAGAGACAAAAACTGCCAGATCAACAAGGTGACACGGAACCGCTGTCAGTACTGTCGCTTACAGAAGTGCTTCGAGGTGGGCATGTCTAAAGAAG cggTGAGGAATGACaggaataagaagaagaaggatgTGAAGGAGGAGGTGGTTTTGCCAGAAAGCTATGAGCTGAGTGGAGAGCTGGAGGAGTTGGTGAATAAAGTCAGTAAAGCACACAGAGAAACGTTTCCCTCCCTGTGTCAGCTCGGAAAATATACTact aactcGAGTGCAGATCacagggttcagctggacttgGGTTTGTGGGATAAATTCAGTGAACTTTCCACTAAGTGCATCATTAAAATCGTGGAATTCGCCAAACGTTTGCCGGGTTTCACTTCCCTCACCATCGCAGACCAGATCACACTGCTTAAATCTGCCTGCCTCGACATactg ATGTTGAGGATTTGTACGCGTTACACACCCGAGCAGGACACCATGACCTTCTCAGATGGTTTGACTCTGAACAGAACTCAGATGCACAATGCTGGATTTGGGCCTCTGACTGACCTGGTCTTCTCCTTCGCTGATCAGCTGCTTCCTTTGGAGATGGACGACACCGAAACTGGACTCCTGAGTGCCATCTGCCTTATCTGTGGAG accgTATGGATTTGGAGGAGCCTCAGAAGGTTGATCAGCTCCAGGAGCCTCTACTGGAGGCGTTAAAGATCTACGCGAGAAGACGACGCCCCAATAAACCGCACATGTTCCCTCGAATGTTGATGAAAGTCACTGACCTGCGGGGAATCAGCACTAAag gtgcgGAACGGGCGATCACACTGAAGATGGAGATTCCCGGCCCGATGCCTCCCCTCATCCGTGAAAtgctggagaacccagaggttTACGAGGAGAGTCTTCCTCCTCCCGCCATCCAGGTCATTAAACAAGAGAGGGATGAGCACTCCACccctgaggaagaggaggatgaggaggatgaatgcgcagaggaggagagggagagaggaggagacagcgaggatgatgatgagtggAGCATCCTGCAGGTGGACGtgggggagaagaagaagaacacgaCGGGTAGAGCGCAGTGA